The following proteins come from a genomic window of Amaranthus tricolor cultivar Red isolate AtriRed21 chromosome 14, ASM2621246v1, whole genome shotgun sequence:
- the LOC130799750 gene encoding protein KINESIN LIGHT CHAIN-RELATED 1 encodes MPGLVSAKTPPPTLSVPESTQIRPSTGTRLRTPSPSPSTSRVKPSPDRASTKKKPSPSFKLPVDLDLDDSALDNPDLGPFLLKLARDTIASGDGPIKALDFAIRASKSFERCAVDGEPSLDLAMSLHVVAAIYCSLGKFDEAIPVLERAIEVPDVSKGVDHALAAFSGFMQLGDTHSMLGQLDKSIECYNNGLKIQIQTLGESDPRVAETCRYLAEAHVQTMQFNEAEKLCKQTLEIHRVHSAPASLEEAADRRLMALILEAKGDYESALEHLVLASMAMIANGQENEVAAIDVSIGNIYQSLCRFEEAVFSYQKALTVFKSSKGENHPSVASVFVRLADLYYKTGKLRESKSYCENALRIYNKPVPGTTQEEIAGGLSDIAAVYESVNEPEEALRLLQRAMKMLEDKAGQQNTIAGLEARMGVMYYMVGKYGEALSSFESAVAKLRASGERKSAFFGVLLNQMGLACVQLFKIDQAAELFEEARAVLEQECGPCHQDTLGVYSNLAATYDAMGRVEDSIEILEYVVKLREEKLGTANPDFDDEKNRLAELLKEAGKSRNRKAKSLENLIDPNSKRTKKETPKRWGGLGFRI; translated from the exons ATGCCCGGATTAGTCTCAGCAAAAACACCACCACCAACCCTATCCGTACCGGAATCCACCCAGATCCGTCCATCAACTGGTACCCGCCTCCGAACTCCTTCCCCATCCCCATCAACTTCCCGGGTCAAACCCTCTCCTGATCGGgcctcaacaaaaaaaaaaccatctcCATCTTTTAAACTCCCTGTAGATTTAGATTTAGATGATTCTGCTCTTGATAACCCGGATCTGGGTCCGTTTTTATTGAAGTTAGCTAGAGATACTATTGCTTCTGGTGATGGTCCAATTAAGGCATTGGATTTTGCAATTAGAGCTTCAAAATCTTTTGAAAGATGTGCAGTTGATGGTGAACCTAGTTTAGATTTGGCTATGAGTCTTCATGTTGTTGCTGCTATTTATTGCAGtttaggaaaatttgatgaAGCTATTCCTGTTCTTGAAAGAGCTATCGAAGTTCCAGATGTTTCTAAAGGAGTTGATCATGCTTTAGCAGCGTTTTCTGGGTTTATGCAATTGGGAGATACTCATTCTATGTTGGGCCAACTTGATAAGTCTATTGAGTGTTATAATAATGGGTTGAAGATCCAGATTCAAACTCTTGGAGAATCGGATCCTCGTGTTGCTGAGACTTGTAG GTATTTGGCCGAAGCTCATGTCCAAACAATGCAATTTAATGAAGCTGAGAAGTTGTGTAAGCAAACACTAGAAATCCACCGTGTCCATAGTGCTCCTGCATCCCTCGAAGAGGCAGCTGATCGCCGTCTGATGGCTCTCATATTAGAGGCGAAAGGGGACTACGAGTCGGCCCTTGAGCATCTTGTTCTTGCTAGCATGGCAATGATTGCCAACGGACAAGAAAACGAGGTTGCTGCTATTGATGTCAGCATTGGCAACATTTACCAGTCTCTTTGTCGCTTTGAAGAGGCTGTTTTTTCCTATCAAAAGGCCCTGACTGTCTTCAAATCATCTAAGGGTGAGAATCACCCTTCTGTTGCATCTGTGTTTGTTCGCCTTGCTGATCTGTACTATAAGACGGGGAAACTTAGGGAGTCCAAGTCTTATTGTGAGAATGCTCTGAGGATATACAACAAACCTGTTCCTGGAACTACACAAGAGGAGATTGCTGGTGGATTGAGCGATATTGCAGCTGTTTACGAGTCTGTGAATGAGCCTGAGGAAGCATTAAGGCTCTTGCAGAGGGCTATGAAGATGTTGGAGGATAAGGCTGGTCAACAGAACACTATTGCTGGCTTAGAAGCACGGATGGGTGTGATGTATTACATGGTTGGCAAATATGGAGAAGCTTTGAGCTCTTTTGAAAGCGCGGTTGCTAAGCTTAGGGCCAGTGGAGAAAGAAAGTCGGCTTTCTTTGGTGTATTATTAAATCAGATGGGTTTGGCATGTGTTCAATTGTTTAAAATTGATCAGGCAGCTGAACTTTTCGAAGAGGCTAGAGCTGTCTTGGAGCAAGAATGTGGTCCTTGTCATCAAGACACTCTTGGAGTATACAGCAACCTTGCAGCTACTTATGATGCTATGGGAAG AGTAGAAGATTCAATTGAGATCTTGGAGTATGTTGTCAAGTTGAGAGAAGAGAAGCTAGGTACAGCCAATCCagattttgatgatgaaaagAACAGGCTTGCTGAGCTGTTAAAAGAAGCCGGTAAGAGTAGAAATCGAAAAGCAAAGTCACTGGAAAATCTGATTGATCCAAACTCAAAACGAACAAAGAAAGAAACACCAAAGAGATGGGGAGGTTTGGGTTTTAGAATTTGA